CAGGCCCTGCAAGCGGCCCTGGGGGGCCGGCGCCTCGGCGGGGGAGTCATCGAGTTCCACCCCGGCGTGCAGTACCGGCACATTCTGCTCTGGCGGGGCAGCGGCGGCGAAGACGGAGCGGCCCTGGCCGCGACGCGCACCCAACCCCCGCATGACATCCCGGACCGCCCGATCGCGGAGTATCTGCCCTCCGGTCCGGCTGGAGCCTGGCTTCAGGAGTTGATGGAGGCCAGCCGGCCAATCCTGGCGGCGCATCCGGCCAATCTCCGACGCCAAGCCGCCGGGCAAAAACCAGCCACGCAAATCTGGCTCTGGGGCCAAGGCCAGGCTCCGCGCCTGACTCCCTTCGCCGAGCGCTTCGGAGGAGTGCGCGGTGCGATCATTTCCGCTGTCGATCTGGTCCGCGGCGTCGGCGTGCTCCTGGGCTGGCACCGCATCGATGTGCCCGGCGCCACCGGCTACCTGGACACCAATTACGCCAACAAAGGAAGATACGCCGTGGAAGCCCTCGGTGCCTTCGACCTGGTCTGCGTCCACATCGAAGCGCCGGACGAAGCCTCCCACGAAGGCAAGGCGGAGGAAAAGGTGCGGGCCATCGAGCAGATCGACGCCCACATCGTCGGACCTTTGCTCGATGCTTTGCCCCGCTACGGAGCTTACCGCCTGCTGGTCGAACCGGACCACCGCACCCCGCTGCGAACCCGCGCCCATGCCCACGGCCCGGTCCCCTTCGCCGCCTGTGGCATTGGCATCGAACCAGATGCTGCCGCCGCCTACGACGAAGCCTCCGCCGCGGCCAGTGCCCTCCGCTTCCAGCCGGGCCATACCCTGATGCCCTGGTTTCTCGGTCTGAACCAGCGCCCGCCCCGGTGAAGAGGGGTCTGCAATCCCGCCGCCGACAGGGGGGAGGAGGTACAGATCATGGTGTCCCGCAGGTCTCTGTTGCTCATGGTGTCCCGCAGGTCTCTGTTCCAGTACGGCTGGCTGGCGGCCGGAGGAGCGCTGCTCGCCGCCCTCCTCGGATATGCCTTCCCACGGGAAGGCCAAGCTCGCACTCCCCAAACCCCGGAGGAACCCGCCCCGCCAGTGACTATCCGCTGGCACGGCCAGTCCTTCTTCACCGTCACGACCAGCCGGGGCATCCGCATCGCCTTCGATCCCCATGCCATTCCCCACTTCGGCCGCGGACCCCGGCGGGTCGATTTCGTCCTCATCAGCCATCCCCACAATGACCACGACCAAATCGGCATCTTCGAGCCGCCGCCCAAGGACGCCGATGTGTACCGTGGCGTCATCGAACCCCGACCTGGACGCCAGGAATGGAAAAGCTATGACGAGCGGCGCGGCGCCATCCGCTTCCGGACCGTCGCTACCTTCCACGATGCCCTCAG
The Thermogemmata fonticola DNA segment above includes these coding regions:
- a CDS encoding cofactor-independent phosphoglycerate mutase; amino-acid sequence: MKYAIVIPDGSADEPVAALGGRTPLQAAHKPNMDRVAQQGVVGLADNVPDRLTPASDVATLSLLGYDPLEVYTGRAPLEAAAMGLHLGPHDWAIRCNLVYVPDGHMRDFTAGHISTEEARELIQALQAALGGRRLGGGVIEFHPGVQYRHILLWRGSGGEDGAALAATRTQPPHDIPDRPIAEYLPSGPAGAWLQELMEASRPILAAHPANLRRQAAGQKPATQIWLWGQGQAPRLTPFAERFGGVRGAIISAVDLVRGVGVLLGWHRIDVPGATGYLDTNYANKGRYAVEALGAFDLVCVHIEAPDEASHEGKAEEKVRAIEQIDAHIVGPLLDALPRYGAYRLLVEPDHRTPLRTRAHAHGPVPFAACGIGIEPDAAAAYDEASAAASALRFQPGHTLMPWFLGLNQRPPR
- a CDS encoding MBL fold metallo-hydrolase — protein: MVSRRSLLLMVSRRSLFQYGWLAAGGALLAALLGYAFPREGQARTPQTPEEPAPPVTIRWHGQSFFTVTTSRGIRIAFDPHAIPHFGRGPRRVDFVLISHPHNDHDQIGIFEPPPKDADVYRGVIEPRPGRQEWKSYDERRGAIRFRTVATFHDALSGMQRGKNTVWVLHTDGLNICHLGDLGHELSDEQRKAIGPVDVLMVPIGGIYTLNGEQAAEVVRQLRPRLYILPMHYGVPGYDDLLGPEEFLTYFKDDEKEKRLGTNELIVRASDKLPKAKVLLLGWKDRDSKDGK